In Streptococcus parauberis NCFD 2020, the sequence GAATGACACTACCAATCAAAATCTTATATTGATCTTTGGCTGATAATTGAGATGCTTCAATAGAAATCATAAGGATCCTTTCTAAGTTTATAAATCAAGTGGCTCCAAATTCTGAATCAGTTGCTGGCGCTTCTGCTCAAGTCTAGATGGCAGTTGTAAGTTTTGACCCAAAGAATCGACAGGCTCATCAACTGTCAAACCTGGAACTTTTGTGGCGAATTCAAAGATTACCTTACCAGGTTCTCTTAAGTAAATGGATTGGAAATATTTGCGGTCACGGATAACAGTGACATTGAAACCTTGGTCGGTTAGTTGCGTTTGTTTTGCTTTCAGCTCTTCTAAATCATTGACCAGCCAAGCAATATGGTGAACGGTTCCTGGTCCCATTTCTCCTCGTTGATAATTAACCTTGGGAATAATGATTTCCTGTTCAGAATCACTTTTAAAGGTGAATGATATTGTTAAACCGTCTTCAAAAGCAGGTGCAAGCCCCAAGTTTTTTTGGAGAAATTCTTGACTAGCTTTATAGTTAGAAGAGAGTAAATAGGAACCGTGGAGTCCGGTGATTGATGGATTCTGACTCTTGTCGCTTGTTGCTACTAGGGCTATATCTAGGTTATCAAGGTCACTAAAGAACAAGGCAGGCTTCGTTCCCCATTGGCTTTCTTGGAAAGCAATGTTAGCCTTCTTCAATTTTTGACGCCAAAAATCTAATGCATTTTTGGGAACGCTGAGAGCAATACGTCCGACTTGTCCACTACCGATTTGACCAGCTTTGCTATTTCCTAAAGGGAAAAAAGTTAGCAAACCTTGGTGGTTATGGGGGCTACTGTAATAGAGGTGGTAGTGGCTAGGGTCGTCAAAATTGACGGTCTGTTTGACCAGTTTTAGGCCGAGCAAGTCTCTGTAAAAGTGGATGTTTTTGTTAACGTCGCCAACCATGGCACTAATATGGTGAATTGATGTGATTGTGGGCATCCTTTGCCTCCTTAGGATCTTTTAGTATCAAAGGGTCTAATGGCCGCTTCAATAAAATGACGTTTTGGTTCTAAAAATGGCGGAAGTGATAAGGCTTCGCCTAAAGTTTCATAGGGTTCATCTGTCATGAAGCCTGGTCCATCAGTAGAAAGCTCAAGTAATATATGACCAATTCGCGAATAGAGGGCTTGGAAATAGAAGCGATCAACTAGTCCTGAGCTCATGATACCCAAGGCATTATATTTTTCGGCCCAATGTTTGATAGCTTCTTGGTCAGCAAGTCGGAAGGCCACGTGATGGACCAAACCATAACCTTGCATTTCTTGTTGGTCACTTTCCTTGTGACGTAAGATAACTTGCCCGCCATGTCCACCTTTGGCAACTTCTAAGATAGCGTAATCTGATTCACCTTCCAGGATACGCATTCCATAGACTTGGATTAAATAGTTTTTGAAGTCATCAAAGTAAGAAACCGTGATTTCAATTGGTCCTAAGCCGTAGATTGCTTTATCCGAAGGTACGGGACCATTCTTCCAAGGTTGACCAGCAGGAACTCCCGAATTGTGTTGATCAGAAACTAATTGATAGCGTTGGCCATCTTCTTCTTCAAATGGGAGAGCTTTATGACCAAATAGG encodes:
- a CDS encoding VOC family protein, whose protein sequence is MTQTNLLGIHHVTAMTNSAEANYRFVTEILGMRLVKKTVNQDDIHTYHTFFADDMGSAGTDMTFFDFPNNPKGVRGTNGITRIGLRVPNDAALDYYLNRFNQFGVKHDGIIDLFGHKALPFEEEDGQRYQLVSDQHNSGVPAGQPWKNGPVPSDKAIYGLGPIEITVSYFDDFKNYLIQVYGMRILEGESDYAILEVAKGGHGGQVILRHKESDQQEMQGYGLVHHVAFRLADQEAIKHWAEKYNALGIMSSGLVDRFYFQALYSRIGHILLELSTDGPGFMTDEPYETLGEALSLPPFLEPKRHFIEAAIRPFDTKRS
- a CDS encoding VOC family protein, giving the protein MPTITSIHHISAMVGDVNKNIHFYRDLLGLKLVKQTVNFDDPSHYHLYYSSPHNHQGLLTFFPLGNSKAGQIGSGQVGRIALSVPKNALDFWRQKLKKANIAFQESQWGTKPALFFSDLDNLDIALVATSDKSQNPSITGLHGSYLLSSNYKASQEFLQKNLGLAPAFEDGLTISFTFKSDSEQEIIIPKVNYQRGEMGPGTVHHIAWLVNDLEELKAKQTQLTDQGFNVTVIRDRKYFQSIYLREPGKVIFEFATKVPGLTVDEPVDSLGQNLQLPSRLEQKRQQLIQNLEPLDL